From the Cupriavidus necator N-1 genome, one window contains:
- a CDS encoding nuclear transport factor 2 family protein has translation MTYSETGLTSRHVAALAPIEDYLQGHITGKAEFMYKAFAADARIVSFRDGKLHSLTVEEFTSARCPGHPAADEAQRKRLITQFDVVGNAGVAKVVLEYPGVTFTDYMTLLEIDGVWKIVNKTFSAAPR, from the coding sequence ATGACGTATTCAGAAACGGGCCTGACTTCCCGCCACGTGGCCGCGCTCGCGCCGATCGAGGACTACCTGCAGGGCCATATCACCGGCAAGGCCGAATTCATGTACAAGGCGTTTGCCGCCGACGCGCGCATCGTCTCGTTCCGTGACGGCAAGCTGCATTCGCTGACGGTTGAGGAGTTCACCTCGGCGCGCTGCCCCGGCCATCCCGCGGCGGACGAGGCGCAGCGCAAGCGCCTTATCACGCAGTTCGATGTGGTGGGCAATGCCGGCGTCGCCAAGGTGGTGCTGGAATACCCGGGCGTGACCTTCACCGACTATATGACGCTGCTGGAGATCGACGGCGTCTGGAAGATCGTCAACAAGACTTTCAGCGCCGCACCGCGCTGA
- a CDS encoding c-type cytochrome, which yields MPRTALVLLALTAFTAIPTAATAAADIQAGKALFTTRCASCHHVGRNARAGFGPQLNGIFGRAAGGTSDFQYSEAMRASKVVWSHDTLRAFIHSPGKVVPGTKMRFWGLSDDKQISDLLAYLQTFQ from the coding sequence ATGCCCCGTACCGCCCTTGTCCTGCTGGCCCTGACCGCCTTCACCGCCATCCCCACCGCAGCCACTGCCGCCGCCGATATCCAGGCCGGCAAGGCGCTGTTCACCACGCGCTGCGCCTCGTGCCACCACGTCGGCCGCAACGCGCGCGCAGGCTTTGGCCCGCAGCTGAACGGCATCTTCGGCCGTGCCGCGGGCGGCACCAGTGATTTCCAGTATTCGGAGGCAATGCGCGCTTCAAAGGTGGTGTGGTCGCATGACACGCTGCGTGCCTTCATCCATTCGCCCGGCAAGGTCGTGCCTGGCACGAAGATGCGCTTCTGGGGTCTCAGTGATGACAAGCAGATCAGCGATCTGCTGGCTTACCTGCAGACATTCCAGTAG
- a CDS encoding LysR family transcriptional regulator: protein MTNLRRLDLNLLVTLDVLLSEHNVTRAAQRLHLSQPSVSVHLSRLRDYFGDPLLLPGPRGMRPTAKAESLREPLREALGALEHAVSSDSPFDPAASTHTWRVAATDYGESTIVLPALQALRMAAPGARLAVVEMVPPRIARQAERAELDLALHTTDGSPPGLHRRALFTERYVLVGRAGHPRLKRRPTLAQFCALDHVIVSPDGGGFYGVTDEALALAGMQRRVVLSVPHFLFVTSAVASTDLVAMLPERLVRGVPAVKVVEPPVEVPGYEMSMLWPERVHRDPAHRWLRELIATLV, encoded by the coding sequence ATGACTAATCTCAGGCGGCTGGACCTGAACCTGCTGGTGACGCTGGATGTGCTGCTGTCCGAGCACAACGTGACCCGCGCGGCGCAGCGGCTGCACCTGTCACAGCCTTCGGTCAGCGTCCACCTGTCCAGGCTGCGTGATTACTTCGGCGACCCGTTGCTGTTGCCGGGCCCGCGCGGCATGCGCCCCACCGCCAAGGCCGAATCGCTGCGCGAACCGTTGCGTGAAGCGCTGGGCGCGCTGGAGCACGCGGTCTCGTCCGATAGTCCGTTCGATCCCGCTGCCTCGACCCACACCTGGCGCGTGGCCGCGACCGACTACGGCGAATCGACCATCGTGCTGCCGGCGCTGCAGGCGCTGCGCATGGCGGCTCCCGGCGCGCGCCTGGCCGTAGTGGAGATGGTGCCGCCGCGCATCGCCCGGCAGGCCGAGCGTGCCGAACTGGACCTGGCCCTCCACACCACCGATGGCTCGCCGCCGGGCCTGCACCGGCGCGCCCTGTTCACCGAGCGCTATGTGCTGGTGGGTCGCGCCGGTCATCCGCGGCTGAAGCGGCGGCCCACGCTTGCGCAGTTCTGCGCGCTCGACCACGTGATCGTGTCGCCGGACGGCGGCGGCTTTTACGGCGTCACCGACGAGGCGCTGGCGCTGGCCGGCATGCAGCGGCGTGTCGTGCTGTCCGTGCCCCACTTCCTGTTTGTCACGTCGGCCGTCGCCAGCACCGATCTGGTGGCGATGCTGCCCGAGCGGTTGGTGCGCGGCGTGCCGGCAGTAAAGGTGGTGGAACCGCCAGTCGAAGTGCCGGGCTATGAGATGTCGATGTTGTGGCCAGAGCGCGTGCATCGCGATCCGGCACACCGCTGGCTGCGTGAACTCATCGCCACATTGGTCTAG
- a CDS encoding RidA family protein: MPVARPNPSLSLINPEGLYDPRPNGYSHVAMVEGPARIVYIAGQGGEDAAGCLPLDFPRQVARAMQNLRIALQAAGADVGDVAKLTVLVVDHSHDRLRTFGAALREMWGDKPTPACTLIPVPRLALDNMLFEIEATAVLPG; the protein is encoded by the coding sequence ATGCCGGTCGCCCGCCCCAATCCCTCGCTGAGCCTCATCAATCCCGAGGGGCTGTACGACCCGCGGCCCAACGGCTATTCGCATGTGGCCATGGTGGAAGGCCCGGCCCGCATCGTCTATATCGCGGGGCAGGGCGGTGAGGACGCGGCCGGTTGCCTGCCGCTCGATTTTCCGCGCCAGGTGGCGCGCGCCATGCAGAACCTGCGCATCGCGCTGCAAGCGGCAGGTGCCGACGTGGGCGATGTGGCTAAGCTCACGGTGCTGGTGGTCGACCACTCGCACGACCGCCTGCGCACCTTCGGCGCGGCGCTGCGCGAGATGTGGGGCGACAAGCCAACGCCGGCCTGCACGCTGATTCCGGTGCCGCGGCTGGCGCTGGACAATATGCTGTTCGAGATCGAAGCGACGGCGGTGCTGCCGGGCTGA
- the soxR gene encoding redox-sensitive transcriptional activator SoxR, producing MASANKPPSPRRRRTAPSEELLSVGEVAARTGIAVSALHFYESRGLIASTRSGGNQRRYARAVLRRLAVIRVAQRMGLPLAVIADAMQKLPDGRAPTVADWRRLSASWRDDLDERIRTLTQLRDQLDGCIGCGCLSLKACPLRNPHDALAGEGPGPHFPPTGMSAGKPADR from the coding sequence ATGGCCTCCGCGAACAAGCCCCCTTCACCGCGCCGGCGCCGTACCGCGCCCTCAGAAGAACTGCTCTCCGTCGGCGAAGTCGCCGCGCGCACGGGCATCGCCGTGTCCGCCCTGCATTTCTATGAATCGCGCGGCTTGATCGCCAGCACCCGCAGCGGGGGCAACCAGCGCCGCTATGCGCGCGCCGTGCTGCGGCGGCTGGCCGTGATCCGCGTGGCGCAGCGCATGGGGCTGCCGCTGGCGGTGATCGCCGATGCCATGCAGAAGCTGCCGGACGGGCGTGCGCCCACTGTGGCCGACTGGCGCCGGCTGTCGGCCAGCTGGCGCGATGACCTGGATGAACGCATTCGCACGCTCACGCAATTGCGTGACCAGCTAGATGGGTGTATCGGGTGTGGGTGTCTGTCGTTGAAGGCGTGTCCGTTGCGCAATCCGCATGACGCGCTGGCCGGGGAAGGGCCGGGGCCGCATTTCCCGCCTACTGGAATGTCTGCAGGTAAGCCAGCAGATCGCTGA